The Oncorhynchus kisutch isolate 150728-3 linkage group LG8, Okis_V2, whole genome shotgun sequence DNA segment TTTGATTGTTCCCTTGGCAGTAATATTTATTATTTTTGGTGAATTCAAACAAATAGGTCTAATCTAAACATGCTGCGTCACATATCAACAGTAGTGGAAATTTGCTGCAGAAAATATGCTTTATTAATTGATCAAAGTTTAGCTTTTGCTACATTGAAATGTTCATTAGGCCTATTGGCTCTTCAGAGATGCAGAGGCAGCTCGGTCTCCATCAGTCAAAAAGTGCTGCAATCTCCAGCAGCATTGCATCCTCACTGGCATTATCAGTAGCAGGGGTAGCGGAGGCAGCCATATCCTTCAGCTCATCTTCATCTTCATACTCAGCGATGAGGTCTTCCAGGCTGGTCTCACTGATGGATTTCTTCATAGAGGTGTCTGTTAGGGTGGAGATCAAATCTTTAGCAGAGTCATCCTTCACATCCTCATCAGTAGTGATCATGTCCTTAGTGCTCTCAGGGGTCAGTGCCATGTCAAGAGTGGAGGTCTGGGTAATGGAGTCTGACGTGTGAAGATCTATCATGGTCTCCGATGAGACCATTGAGATCGGGCTCTGAGAGGTAGAAGTGGtccgtgtgtctgtgttcatATCTGATGTCTGTGTTTCCATCTGCGCATGTGTCAAAGTGTTGGTAGAGGATGGCGTTCTCTCTGTCCTAGTTGCCATAGACGAGGTGGTCAGAGGGACTCCGGGTAGCTGCCACTCCAGCGGGAAGATGGCCTTGTTCCGAGCCAGGGAAAACTGAGAGAGGGAGCTCTACCCGGAGGAAAAGGGTGGTTAGGTTGAGGTCAGAGGGGAAATTGTCTAGATGTTTGAATCTCTGTCTGTCCGTATAGTAATTTAGGTTTCAGTAACTTACGTGGGCACGTGGTAGAGTCAGAGAGTCAGGTCTTATGTTAATTTCCTCCACAGGGGTCTTCACTTGCTGGCGTGTCCTTCGATTTTCCTGCACAACACAATTGTAACACCCAATGATAACACAGCATAATCAGAAAGATATTTTGCTcacaataaaatacaatacagCATTTTTGGTTGTCTCACAGTGTTAGGTCTTTGTCCTGAATTAGTTCCCTTGTCTGTTTCTGGTGTTGTACTTACGGGTTCGTGTTCCTGAGATGATTTCAACAGCTGAACTTCagtcctttctttctccctccccaccTTTCCATTAATCTTGTCCTTGACCCTTTTGGTTGTAACATCACCTCCAGACAAGTCTGAACCTGTGTAGATTAGACATTTTGATTTTGAAGACACTTTCTTCCAAGTGGAGCCAATCTCATTCTATATCTAATCAGCAGACACCCCATAACACTCACCAGTATCAGATGCATTATCTTTGTCCTGGTCCTTTCTACTCTGTCTGTTCTGAGAGGGACGAGACTTCCTCGGCTTGACTTTCCCACCACAGCAGAAGAGAGTGAACAGCTGCAGGGCCGCCACAGCTGGATGGatgctcttcttcttctctttctgctGGGTCTTCTTTGCTTGCTCCTCAGGGGAGACCTCAGTGTCGCAATCAGTAAGTACATCAGTTAGAAATCTACTGACATTTCAAACTACAATATCAATGTTGAATATACATAGCCAATGAGCTCTAGCTTGATTGGCAACAAATATTATTTCCTAAGTGTGTTTCCATGTCAAAATGTTACCCCATAATAACTAGGGTTAGTGCTGTCAGTGATCCTTGGGCcttccctaccctaaaccctaaccttaacccctaccttaaccttaacccttaccttaaccatttcaaTTTCAACGTCAAAGGTCAGAGTTGGGACGTTCCATGGATTCTGTTTAGACTTTTCCTAATAACTATTAGGGCCTACCCCATCCGAAGGGGCATTGTGACATTATCACATTTGTCAAGCCATGTCAAAGAATCAGATTCAACACAATATGCTGTGTTTTCCTTATCAGTTGTCAAATGCATTGGTTAATACTCATTTATAAGCAAGTTTGGATGTCTTACCGAGTTAGGTCTTTGTTTAATGTCTTTTTCTTTTTCCTGTGTCGTTCTGCATTTGTGGTCCTGAGATTCAATGCTATGTTTCTCTCCCCCAACCTTTCCTTTACTCTTGTCCTTGATCCTTTTCACGTCACCTGCAGAGTAGTCCAAGCCTGTAAGTGAAACATTTCTAAGACACATGACCTGTTTTTTTCCAAGTGAAGCCTAGATAATTGTACAATGTAGCAGCACTAATCAATATACACCTCCTAACACTCACCAGTATCAGAGTCATTATTGTTGTTTGTATCGTTTATCGTTGTTCCCTTTCTCCCATCACCACTCTGGGAGGGATCAAAGGGTGTTTTCTTCACCTTGACACAGCTCAGCAGTGTAAACAGCTGAAGAAAGGTCAGGGCTTGAGGGATCCTCTTCTCCTTGGGTTTATCTTTACGTTCCTGTGTCTCCTTTGGTTTCTCCCTATGGGATACCTCAGGGACAGGGTCACTTAGTCTCTGACCCATGTCACGACAAGGTAGTGTACTGTTGAAATCAATCAAATCAGTTATAGGTTGGGAGATCGTTCCAATGTAGCTAATGCGCTCTACCTGAGCTTGTCTGACCGTTTTAATGTGGTCTGAGATTATGACATAAGTGTGTTTCCGTGGCAACATGTTACCTCATAATGTTCCCTTATAACAACTAGTTCTCCTTCCCTGGTAAAGGGGCATTGTGACATCACCAATTTAGTTACCTATCCACATATCCACCCAGAGCACTGGAACAGCCTATTTTCATGGACCtagtctgcctgtatgtctgtaaTTTCCTgctggatcaaattaagatcctaccactgtatgtctgtttctctctttccttctctctacctctctctctctctctgcctgtactCATATTCAACCTCTGCCTTCACCCTATTGCAGCAGTTGATTTTCTCATAATTTGCCTACATCATGTTGCAAGGAGAGAGTGACTGAGCACAGGTCAATCACTCCACAATGAGTATGATTATACAGTTGATTATCAAGTGCCACATTCAACAGACTACAACTGTTGGCAATCAGAATACAATGTTGTTGTAGTCCAAGAGTCGACTCAGTGAATACATGCAGCACAATGGGCAAGAGTCATGGCAACACGTCTATTCATACCTCCTCTATATTTGCACTATTAAAAGCAGATCACCGCCACATGTAGCATTAGAGAAAGAAAGCCTCCCTGGCTCAGCACCTGTTACTGTCAGCTTTTAAGTGCTACATGTCAGCCTGATAATTACTCTGTGTGTAATCAGCAGAGGTATTCGTGATAAAAGCTCACAGAATATGATAGGCTAACACCTCTGGAGGCACCTGGATGTATCACAGTAGTTTATCCATTTCACTCAGACCACTAACGATAGGTTTGCAGGtatgcacgcacaaacacacatcacatgcacacacacacacacacacacacgcacaaacacacaccacatgcacacacacacgcacacacacacacacacacacacacacacacacacacacacacacacacacacacacacacacacacacacacacacacacacacacacacacacacacacaaccacgcatGCATTGCAACCACGCATGCATTTCTAagaacgcatgcacacacacattactgaagacacggacacacacacactgtccatcATGTCCTATGAGTAGAGTAAAGACAGGGCCAGCAAAAACAGCAGCTGACAGACCGTAATAGAGCCtgtctgtcaaatcaaatgtatttataaatcacATAAAatttatttatgaagcccttcttacggaaacgcacgaggtggctaataacagacctccatcctatgctagcttgctaccgatggtccggttagctgtctaaatcgccgtgaccccaaccaacctcactactcactggacccttttgatcactcgactaagcatgcctctccttattgtcaatatgccttgtccattgctgttctggttagtgtttattggcttatttcactgtagagcctctagtcctgctcactataccttatccaacctattagttccaccacccacacatgcaatgacatctcctggtttcaatgatgtttctagagacaatatctctctcatcatcactcaatacctaggtttacctccactgtattcacatcctaccatacctttgtctgtacattataccttgaagctattttatcgcccccagaaacctccttttactctctgttccagacgttctatacgagcaattcttattgcttttagccgtacccttatcctactcctcctctgttcctctggcgatgtagaggtgaatccaggccctgcagtgccttgctcctctcctattccccaggcgctctcttttgatgacttctgtaaccataatagccttggtttcatgcatgttaacattagaagcctcctccctaagtgtgttctattcactgctttagcacactctgccaacctggatgttctagctgtgtctgaatcctggcttaggaagacccccaaaaattctgaaattttcatcccaaactacaacattttcagacctcccttatctcacctcatttgctcataccgtatatagacttgtttattctgtattattgactgtatgtttgttttactccgtgtcgttgtatgtgtcgagctgctttgctttatcttggccaggtcgcaattgtaaatgagaacttgttctcaacttgcctacctggttaaataaaggtgaaataaaaaaataaaaaacattagagacaaaccaggctatgaggggtggtcagtaCTCTTCTGGatctgccgggtggagattgtaacagaacatagccaagatgttcaaatgttcatagatgactgTAAAAGGTGTGTACGGGAGgcaaagtcaggtgcaggagagcagagtgtagtgaacagCCAAAATACATAGCACATAAAAACAATAACGTGCCAAAGACACGGAACATGACATAAGTAATAATCCACAATACCAAACAAACaattacacaaagacatgatgggaaaaAGAGGGCTAAATACATGTATAATgattagggaatgaaaaccaggtgtgtatgggacaagacaaaacaaatggatatatgaaaaatggagAGTTGATGGCTAAAAAGCTTGTGACCTCAATCGCCGAATGTTGCCCAAATAAGGAGGGGAAACGACGGTAGTTGTGACAGTACCCCACCCTTGACGCAAAGCTCCAGTGGCACGCCGGCACCGGCTTCGGGGATGACCCGGAGTGTGAAGTGAAGGGCGATCCGGCGACGGTGAAACTCCCGCAGCAGTTCAGGATCCAAAACATCCGCAACCGGAatacagcacctctcctccggaccctACCCCTCCGATTCCACGGGGTACTGAAGGCACCCTGCCTGACGCCTCAAATCTAGGATGGAAAGAACGATGTACACtagggacccctcgatgtccaaagggggtggagggacctcccacacctcagattcctggagcggaccagccaccaccggcctgaggagagacacatggaacgagggattAATACGATAATCAGAGGCAAGCTGTAATCTGTAACACACCTCATTCACCCTCCTCAGGACATTAAAGGGCCCCATAAACCGCGGCCCCAGCTTCCGCAGGGCAGTCGGAGGGGCAGTGTAACgactctcctcttcttctgacgaggagtaagagatgtcggaccaacgtgcagcgtggtaagtgtccattttaatatataaaactgaacactacaaaaatacaaaataacaacgtgaatgaacaaacgaaaatcgaaacagtcccgtatggtataaacacagacacaggaaacaatcacccaccactcaaaagtgaaaccaggctacctaagtatggttctcaatcagggacaacgaatgacagctgcctctgattgagaaccattcccgggccaaacacagaaattccaaatcatagaaaaagaaacatagacaacccacccaattcacgccctgaccatactaaaacaaagacataacaaaataactaaggtcagaacgttaCGGGAGGTtacgggtcgagagccagacccggtctcaCTGCTGTGATGGTCCACTCTGGTTATTTGGCAGCACGCGGTTCGCTGGAGGTGTACACGGGTggcctcccatgtctcctccgcacGCCTAAACCAgtcatccaccgcaggagcttcggtctgacCCTGATGCCATTGCGCCAGAACCAGCTGGTATCCAAATACGcactgaaagggggagaggttagtggaggagtggcgaagcAAGTTCTGTGACATTTCGGCCCAGTGCACGAACGCAGCCCACAcacccagccggtcctggcaataagaccgcagaaacttgcccacatcctggttgatctacaagtccatgctaggtaaagctccgccttatctcagctcactggtcacgatggcaacacccatccgtagcacgcgctccagcaggtgtatctcactgatcatccctaaagccaacacctcatttggccgcctttcgttccagtactctgctgcctgtgactggaacgaattgcaaaaatcgctgaagttggagacttttatctccctcaccaacttcaaacatcagctatctgagcagctaaccgatcgctgcagctgtacatagtctattggtaaatagcccacccttttcacctacctcatccccatactgtttttatttatttacttttctgctcttttgcacaccaatatctctacctgtacatgaccatctgatcattcatcactccagtgttaatctgcaaaattgtaattatttgcctacctcctcatgccttttgcacacattgtatatagaccccccctttgttttctactgtgttattgacttgttaattgtttactccatgtgtaactctttgttgtatgctcacactgctatgctttatcttggccaggtcgcagttgcaaatgagaacttgttctcaactagcctaccagattatataaaggtgaaataaataaaaaaaattgaactctctctacctgcccgttactctcgagGTGAAAACCTaaggtaaggctgatcgagaaccccagacgttccatgaacgccttccaaactcttgaactggggaccccgatccgacactatatcctcaggcaccccgtagtgccggaagacgtgagtcATAGGATgaccgggcagagggagggaggagggaggagggaggagatgacaggacttagaaaaacgatccacaacgaccaggatcataGTGTTTCTCTGTGAAAGAGAAAGATCTGTTAGGATATCCACTGACAGATGTGACCAAGGttgttgtggaacgggtaagggattaacttacctctgggcatgTGTCTTTGAGCCTTATACTGGGCACACaacgagcaggaggaaacataagcCCTCACGTCTTTTGCCAAGGTGGGCCATCAGTACTTTCCAGTCAGACAGAGCACCGTCAGGgatgtgtgggcccaatagatcaactggTCACGGACAGCTGACGGAACGTACATACGCCCAACGGGGCACTGGAGGGGGGCGGGCTATGCACGCAAAgcctgctcaatttccacatccaGCTCCCACACGACCAGCGCTACCAGGAAGGAGGCCGGGGGTATGGGAGtctgatccatgggccgctcctctgtatcACACAACCGGAACAGTGCGTCTGCCGTcttattctgggaacctggtctgtaggataggGTAAACACAAAgcgggtaaagaacatggcccaccttgcctgatggggattcagtctcctcgctgcctggatgtactccaggttgcggtggtcagtccagatgaggaaagggtgtttagccccctcaagccaatgtctccacaccttcaacgCTTTAACCGCAGCCAACAACTcgcggtcccccacatcatagttaagctctgctgggctgagcttcttcgagaagaaagcacaggggcggagtttcggtggcgtacccgagcgctgtgagagcacggctcctaccccagcctcggacgcgtccacctccactatgaatgccaaagagggatccggatgggccagcacgggtgCCGAAGTAAACAGAGCTCTTAGctgcccaaaagccctgtccgcctcagccgaccactgcaaccATACAGGACCCACCTTCAGCAATGAGGTATTGGGAGCAGCAACCAGGCCAAAACCCCGGAAAATTCTCAGgaagtaattggcaaaccctaaaaaccgctgcccctcctttaccgtggtggagtcggccaattacgcatggctgCAATGTGgtcgctctccatctccacccctgatgtggaaatgcaATACCTTTGGAAGGAGACAGCCTGCTGAAAGAACaggcacttctcagccttgacatataggtcatgctccaacagtcgtccaagtaccttgcgcaccaaggacacatgctcggcacgtgtagcagagtatatcagaatgtcatcgatatagaCCACTACACCCTGTGAAGGTCCCCGAacatctcgtctacaaaggattggaaaactgatggagcattcatcaacaaatacggcatgacgaggtactcataatgccctgtggTGGTACTAAACGCtttcttccactcgtctccctcccggatacgcaccaggttataCGTACTCCCGTGATCCATGTTCGTGAAGATGCGCGCcccatgcattgactcaatcgctcaATCATGGCGATAAGAGTTAGCGGCAAACTGTATCTCACCGTGATTTGATTGAGTCCTCTATAGTCACTGCACGGGCGTAAACCCCTGTCCAccttccccccaaaaaatgtacttGAGGAGGCGGGTGACGCAGGGATTCAGAGAAATATgtatccatagccaccgtctctgCTTGCTACAAGGGACACACGTGACTCCTTGGAAGCACAGCATCTGCCAGGAGACTTATCGCACAATCCCACCGTCGATGAGAGCCAAATTGGCATATTCGGGGGCGGGGggtgcacggtggagacctggtctggactttcacCAACGgcaacccctacacacctccctgagcactctcgcgaccaccccgtgagagccctctgttgccaggaAATAGTGGGGTTATGCAGAGCCAACCAGGGAAGGCCTAATACCACATGAAAcacaggagagtcaatgaggaagagGCTGATTTTCACTTTGTGATCCCCCTGCATAAACATGGCCAAGGAGATGGTGGCCTCCCTGATTATCCCGGACCATAATGGTCGACAATCCAGAGCATGAACTGGGAAGGGTCTAACTACAAGaaaaatggggatccctaaactaatgGCTAACGCTCTGtcgataaaattcccagctgcgcctgaagcAGCCCCTCCTAACTCCATGGGCACCGGAGCGGTGATGCTGGAAAATGGCACGGACAGAGCCTACTCTGGACGTCCGCGGGTCACCAGCAGGTTATCATACCAGAtggaaagcacaggggcggagcttcggtggcgtacaaGAGCGCTGTGAGAGCACGCCTcctaccccagcctcggacgcgtccacctccacaatgaatgccaaagagggatccggatgggccagcacgggtgCCGAAGTAAACAGAGCACTTAGctgcccaaaagccctgtccgcctcagctgacAACTGCAACAATACAGGACCCACCTTCAGCAATGAGGTAATGGAAGCAGCAACCAGGCCAAAACCCCGGAAAATTAACCGGTAGAAATTGGCAAACACTAAAAACCGCTGcccctcctttaccgtggtgggagtcggccaattacgcatggctgcaatgtggtcactctccatctccacccctgatgtgaAAATGCGATACCCTTGGAAGGAGACAGCGTGCTGAAAGAACAGGCAGTactcagccttgacatacaggtcatgctccaacagtcgtccaagtaccttgcgcaccaaggacacatgctcggtgcgtgtagcagagtatatcagaatgtcatcgatatacaccactacaccctgtgcaggtccctgaacatatcgtctacaaaggattggaaaactgatggagcattcatcaacatATACGGCATggcgaggtactcataatgccctgtggtggtactaaacgctgtcttccactcgtctccctcccggatacgcaccaggttataCGTACTCCCgtgatccagttttgtgaagaagcgcgccccatgcattgactcaatcgccgtggcgaTAAGAGGTAGTGGCAAACTGTATCTCACCGTGATTTGATTGAGTCCTCTttagtcaatgcacgggcgtaaACCCCTATccatcttcttcacaaaaaataaacggGCGGGTGGGTGACGCAgcgattcagagacatatgtatccatagccaccgtctccgcttGCTACAggggatacacatgactcctgggaagCACAGCATCTGCCAGTAGACGTATCGGGATCCCTAAACTATTGGCTAAAGCTCTGTCGATAAAATTCCCaactgcgcctgaatcgacgagcgccttatgctgggaatgtggAGAAAATTCAGGGAAACAAATAGGCACAAACAGTTGATCAACAGAGGATTCTGGATGAGTGTGGTGcgaactcacctggggtgacaccaGAGTGCCCTGTCTGTTtcctcgactcccagaggaaccaacacgGCACGCAGAGTGTGTCCTCTGGACGTCCGCGGGTGACCAGCAGGTTATCATACCAGATGGACAAATCCACCAGTTGGTCAAAGGAGATGGTGGCATCCTGCACGCCAGCTCACGTCGGACATCCTCTCGTAGGTTGCATCGATAGTGGTCGATGAGGGCCTTGCGTTCCAGCCTGCTCCGCCAGCCAAGGTCCGGAATTCCAGAGCGAATTCCTGGGCGCTCCTCTTCCCCTGCCTCAAATGGAAGAGACTTTCTCCCGCCGCTCTACCTTCGGGTGGATGGTCCGAAATGGCCCGGAAGCGACGGGTGAACTACTCGAAACTGGTCCAACGCCGCGGCCTCCTCTCTCCACACGGTGTTTGCCCACTCCATCGCTCCTGTGAGACAGGAAATGAGGGCAGCTACTCTCTTCCCTTCCTGAGGGAGCTGGTTGCACGCTGGCCAGATAGAGGTCCAGTTGAAACAGGAATCCCTGGCACTTTGCAGCCATCCCATCATACTCCAGGCATCCCACTGAATTCTCTCCGGACGGGACGGGTGGAGGCAATCCCGTTTGTACTGGTTGAGGTGCTGGAGAGAATCCCTGTCTCTCCCAACGGTCCATGGTTTGAAAAACGCGATCCATCATGGGCACCAAGTTGGACTTAACATTGCCGAATGTTCCTTGTCGCTCTCCTGGACGCGCTCCTCGACTCCTCTAACtggggtacctgctcctgctgactccatggttTGTGTGGTAATTCTGTCAAAGGTGTAAGGGAGGCAATGTCAGGTGCAGGTGTGTACATGTAGGTGACAGACACTTTGATCTCCTTATTGGGTAGATTAATATTTGAATTCATAGATGGATACATCTCACCATccctcctactgtctctcctctatattctcccagtcatccccctctcttctctccctcccctttcagAGTTAATATGTTCTGCATCTTTTCTAGAGAACAATCCTCAAAAACATCATGCTTAatttcatacatgtacagtatctatgtTATGTAGATTTAGTTCCAAGTCTACTTTGTCAACAGCATGTTGATGTCAGGCTGATCTTTATTGTGGAGAGTGCACTCATGTACAACTAGGGTGTTTCTCAGGTGAGGGACAGCTTGGCTGTAGCCGTAAACGatgtgctgctactactgcttctCTCAGCTCATTATCTATGCAGACCACAGGCATGACAGAGACAAAAAGTGCAGTTTGATCGAAATCTTCCCTGTGAGAATTCATAAAATACCTAAATTCTCAAAATGATTTGCTAACGGAGCATTTTTCACCTGGTATTTTAATACTTAATTCAATAGTTTCAAAGCTCTCTATTCTGTCCACATTCAAGGTGCATTAaatgacacatacagtatgtgttgctAATCAATTACTCTGATGACACCAATATATCCTCCCCTCCTGTAATACAGGCAAAGAGAATGATGTGCTGTAGTATGATGATGTTCCCACCATCCTTATTAGGTTGACTTACTTAACCAATCTCCCTGTAATCTGTTGGAAACCCACCAGTAACAAAGCATCTTCAGGTGGCTCAGATATGTGGTGACAGGAGGACTCTATTTGATGCATGTGTAACAAAGGTAATTAGGCCCCTGAGTTTGTGAGGTGTTATTAAAATGCTAAACAGTTTAAGGGCTGGATAACATGACGATCTAAACCTCATCAGGATGtgggagggaaggacagagggagaaaataGAACACGTCTGATTTGTATTCGCTGTGGGTGAATGTTATTTCATACATTACAGAATGCAATATGCTTATGGATCATTATTGTCCAAATGAACTCTATGCTGATAATTCACTCTCCCCTACCTGTAGTAGTTTGATTGTTCCCTTGGCAGTAATATTTATTATTTTTGGTGAATTCAAACAAATAGGTCTAATCTAAACATGCTGCGTCACATATCAACAGTAGTGGAAATTTGCTGCAGAAAATATGCTTTATTAATTGATCAAAGTTTAGCTTTTGCTACATTGAAATGTTCATTAGGCCTATTGGCTCTTCAGAGATGGCAGAGGCAGCTCGGTCTCCATCAGTCAAAAAGTGCTGCAATCTCCAGCAGCATTGCATCCTCACTGGCATTATCAGTAGCAGGGGTAGCGGAGGCAGCCATATCCTTCAGCTCATCTTCATCTTCATACTCAGCGATGAGGT contains these protein-coding regions:
- the LOC116374776 gene encoding uncharacterized protein LOC116374776 codes for the protein MGQRLSDPVPEVSHREKPKETQERKDKPKEKRIPQALTFLQLFTLLSCVKVKKTPFDPSQSGDGRKGTTINDTNNNNDSDTGLDYSAGDVKRIKDKSKGKVGGEKHSIESQDHKCRTTQEKEKDIKQRPNSVSPEEQAKKTQQKEKKKSIHPAVAALQLFTLFCCGGKVKPRKSRPSQNRQSRKDQDKDNASDTGSDLSGGDVTTKRVKDKINGKVGREKERTEVQLLKSSQEHEPENRRTRQQVKTPVEEINIRPDSLTLPRAHSSLSQFSLARNKAIFPLEWQLPGVPLTTSSMATRTERTPSSTNTLTHAQMETQTSDMNTDTRTTSTSQSPISMVSSETMIDLHTSDSITQTSTLDMALTPESTKDMITTDEDVKDDSAKDLISTLTDTSMKKSISETSLEDLIAEYEDEDELKDMAASATPATDNASEDAMLLEIAALFD